The DNA sequence AGACGCCGCCGCGCCAGCGCGGCGTGAGCGCCGCCTGCAGGCCAGCGACGCCTCGTCCATCCGCTCGCACGGCGTGAAGGTTCGCCCGCCGATGACCGTCGGCATCTGCCGATGCGCAGGACCCTTGCCGCGCGTGTCGTAGAGGAGTCGAGGCCGGAGACTGAGGATGTTGGCGCGGCGCACCGCGGGATCGACGGCGGCAGCCGGGCTCGCTCGTCGCGGCATCCCACGCCTCGCGGGAGGATGGTGAATTTGGCGGCGTTTGCTGCGCCCCACGCTCCCGGCCATGCCCTGATTCGGCACCAGCGTGGCTTCGGCCTGCGGGTCCATCGGCCCGCGATGGGCGCGCTTGCTCCAGAGGGCTTCAATGCGGCCGGGCATGGGGGCTCCGAGGGGGAGGGCTAGTCAACATGCCCAATCACCCGCCACGCCCGCAACTTCTCCGCGCGCGACACGCCGGCGTTGGCGGGGCTGGTGGAGGGGAGCTGCCGCAGTTCAAGATCGAGCATCGCCGGGAGCGCGGGGGCGACGTGCCTGGCGAAGAGCGTCGCCGCCTTGGCGCCGTTGAAGCAGATGCGGCGGATCTCGGGATGCTTCGCGAAGAACTGCGCAAAGTCGTTCGGGACGATCGTCGACGGCTCGATGTCTGCGTCGAGGCTGCTCTCGCGCGTGCATGACTTTAGCACATCCCAGAGGGCGATCCGATTGCTCTGCAGCATCGCCACGCGCTCGGCGTAGGGAGTGGTCGGATCGAAGCCGAGGATCTCGGCAGTGATCTTCCAGAAGGCATTCTGCGGATGGGCGTAGTACTGCTGGTCGCGCAGCGAGACCTTCCCCGGCATCGAGCCGAGGATCAGGAGGCGCGCGTCAGGGCGCGCGATCGGTGGGAAGCTGTGGCAGTGCATCGGAGTGATCCCACGAGGGAATGCCAGCCGAACGCGCCATCTCCATGAGTTGGCGACGAGCCCTGAGCGTCGCGCGCAGCATGCCCGCGGAGAGGATCAGCGGTGCGACGCTCAGGCCCGCCGCGAATGCCAAAAAGAGCCATGGCATCGCCGTTTCCGGCTCCGGCATTCCCTGCGTGTAGTGCGACATCGGCGGGGGTGGCGGGGGAGTAAACACCATCCCGATCCACACCAGAAGAAAGATCAGCGGCATCCGCTGCCGACGCTTAGTCCAGATTCGTAACAACGGCCAGGAGACCAAGACCAACAGGAGGAGCGGGACGCCGTAGAATAGCAGCGAGATTGCGTGCCCAGCGTAGAGCAGCACGCCTGGGTCAGTCCATACCCACACGCCGAAGCCCGCCGCGTACGCCACACCGAGGAACCAGAACACCACCAAGGGCATGACCTTCCATGGTCGCACAGGCTTCGTTGACGGCCCTGGGGGCGCGGCAATCGACACCTACCGCGCCCCGTGCCAGTGCTTCCCCGCTTCTCCCAACGCCTCGCTCAACAGCCGCAGCCCCTTCGGCCCCACGCCGTGCAATGCCGCGACGTCGCCCTCCGACCACTTGGCCAGGTCCCCGAGTGAGCGGATATTCGCGTTGGCGAGCGCGCGCAACACCGGGCCGCCGACGCCCTTGGGGAATGCGGCCTCGTTGGGGTGGGTTGAGGTGCGACTCACTGCTCCTGCTCCGGCGCCGCTGGCTCGGGTCTGTGGTGAAAGCTCAAATCCTTCGGTAGCCTAGTCGACGTGAAGCCGAAGTACGGCGCCCAATTCGGATAGAACGAGTAGGCGGTGCCTGCCAGCAGCACCACGGCCGCAGCGAGGAGGATCCAGAGCGGGAGCGATCCGTATCGATGGTGCAGGAAGATGATCGTCGCCAGGTAGATGGCCATTCCCCCCAGAGGGGGGAGCGTTCGCCGCAAGCCGTGTCGGCGCCACCCTGCATAGAGCATCATGAGCAGGAGCAGCACGGAGATGCCGATCTGGACCAGCAGTTGCAGCGTTTGGAGTCGTGTCATCGCGGTGGTTCCAGGGGAGCGGACGTGATGAGCCAGCACACGCACTGACCCGATTACTTGCCGGCAATCATCAATTTGTAGATCCGGATCTGCGGGAGGCCGTCGTCGTTCTCTTCGAGAGCGGCCAAGCGATCGCGCCCCATCACCCAGAGCCGGGCCGGTCGACTCGCCGGGAAGGGCACCTCGCCGAGGTACTTGCCACTGGGGTCGAAGACGCCGTAGTGGGCTGCGCCGCCCTTGGCGGCCGGCAGGCCGACCCAGGTCCGATCCGCCTGGTCGATCATCACCCCGTTCCACGCGTTGCTCCGGTCAGGGATGTCGCTCGGCTTGGCGACCTTTCGCAGCGCCTCCTGCAGGGCGGTCGACGGGAGCCCTTCGACGATTCCCTCAATCATCCTTTCCTTTTCGGCGGCCGTGACCGGCAGCCGCTTCGTCGGCCCCTCGAAGACCCTGACGGTGTCGCGACCGGTGCGCGAGACCACGAATCGCATCGAGTCGCTGCGGCCCATCACCATCAGGCCGTCGTAGCGCAGGGCCGAAAATTCGTACGGATGACCAGGGACCGTGAGGGTGTATTCCGTTGGTATCGATGCATTCCGTGCTTCGGCTCGCCACGTCTTGCTGAGTTTGTTCTCCGGCACGGTGAGGGTATCGAGCACCCGCCCGGTCGCGTCGATGCGCAGGTAGCCGCGCGCGC is a window from the Gemmatimonadota bacterium genome containing:
- a CDS encoding DNA-deoxyinosine glycosylase, which gives rise to MHCHSFPPIARPDARLLILGSMPGKVSLRDQQYYAHPQNAFWKITAEILGFDPTTPYAERVAMLQSNRIALWDVLKSCTRESSLDADIEPSTIVPNDFAQFFAKHPEIRRICFNGAKAATLFARHVAPALPAMLDLELRQLPSTSPANAGVSRAEKLRAWRVIGHVD
- a CDS encoding DNA-binding protein: MSRTSTHPNEAAFPKGVGGPVLRALANANIRSLGDLAKWSEGDVAALHGVGPKGLRLLSEALGEAGKHWHGAR